CGTGATCCATTGTTTAAAAGAGCTTGGTATTCAAATCTCCATTGATGACTTTGGCACAGGCTACTCTTCTTTAGGTTACTTAAAAGACTTCCCTGTGGATACTTTGAAAATTGATAAAACATTTATAGATGATCTGCCGAAAAATCCTAACAATGCGGCAATCACAAATACGATTATCACGTTAGCGAACAGTCTGCAGCTCAACGTCATTGCTGAAGGAGTAGAAACACAGGAACAGCTTGATTATTTAACAAGTCATGGCTGTTACTTGATTCAAGGCTTTTATTACTGCAAACCTATACGAGCAGAAGAGGTTCTTCAAAAAATATACAGCTAGTTGTGGAATGAAAGAGGGGAAATTATGAAATCTGTTAAGGCAGTAGTTGAATATTTAAAAAGCGGGGATATTTCGTATATTTTCGGCATCCCTGCAGGTTCTGTAAATGCTTTTTTTGATGAGTTATACGACAGTCCGGAAATCACTCCAATTGTTACTAAGCACGAAGGAGCAGCTTCTTACATGGCTGCCGCTTACGCAAAATACTCAAAAAAACTCGCAGTTTGTATCGGAAGCAGCGGTCCTGGAGGCACAAACCTCGTAACAGGAGCGGCTAATGCAATGCGTGAGCATCTTCCTGTACTGTTTTTAACGGGAGCCGTTCCTGTAAATACGATGGGACACAATGCCTCGCAGGAATTAGATGCTCATCCGATCTTTGAATCAGTAACGAAATACAGCAAAAGAGTCGACCGGGCGGAGGATCTCCTTAAAGAAATTCATAAAGCTGTTGAGACCGCAATTTCAGGAGTGCCAGGACCTGTACATATTGCCATGCCGATTGACGTTCAATTAAGTGAAGCGGAGGACCAAATCATCCCGCCATTTCCAAAACGAGCCCCTCTCCTCCCTGAAGATGGGCCGCTCTACGAAGCTGTCATGAAATTAACCGACAGCCCTAAAGGCTTTATTTTTGCGGGACAGGGAATTCGTGGATGTGCAGATCAATTAATTGAATTGGCAGAGCTTCTTAATTGGCCGATTATTTCTTCTCCACAGGCAAAAGGTCTGATTCCAGATAACCACCCGCTGTATCGAGGCATATTTGGTTTTGCCGGTCACGAGTCGGCTTCTTCGCTAATAAATGAAGGAGATTTTAATACCGTTCTTGTAGCTGGATCTAGTTTAGGAGAAACGGCCACCAATAACTATAATCAGAACATAACGAAGAACCGAACTTTAATCCAAATCGATTTTGACCAATCCGTCTTTAACCGCCGCTATGAAACTGACGTGGCTTTATCGGGAGATATGGATATTATCCTCTCCTCCATTATTGAAGGTGTTAAAAACCTCGGCTATCAGCGTGCTGATCTTCCTGAATTTGAGCGTTCATTAGAAGAGATTACAGAAGAGTACAGTACGAGAAATGTGCTGTTAAAACTGCAGCGGCTTCTCCCACTGAAAACACGCTACACCATTGATATAGGAGAGTTTATGGCATATGTTATTCACCATATGAATGTAGCAGCCCCGGACAGCTTTGATATTAACGTCCATTTCGGAGCGATGGGAAGCGGCATCGGAAGCGCCATTGGTTCTAAACTTGCACACGAAGACTGCCCGACTGTGTGTATTACCGGGGACGGCTGCTTTTTCATGCACGGTATGGAGCTGCTGACCGCAAAGGAATATGATATTCCTGTTTTATTTGTAGTGATGAACAATGCCCGGCTAGGTATGGTTCACCATGGCCATGCCCTGCAGTATAAGCGGGCCCACCAAAGATTCTCCCAGGAGCCGGTGGCTATCTCTTCTTTGGCAGAAACGATGGGAATACCTAGCTTTCGTGTTAAGAGCATGGAAGATTTAAATGAGAGCGCCGTCTATAAATTATTAAACCAGGCAGGTCCCGCAATTCTCGAAATCGCGCTCGTTGATGACCGCGTCCCTCCGATGGGAGATCGTGTAAAATTCCTGTCCTCTTTTGGAAAGTAATTTTGTATATTCCTTGAACAGTGCTAAACTCTCTTGAGCTTCCTTTCATTTCCTACTAATATAGAAAAGAGAGCTTAGGAGGCGAATATATGAAAACTAATTTAATTATCATATTTGGCTTACTTTTATCGACGTTATTAATTGGCTGCTCCCAGAATAGTGAGGATTCCTCAGGAGGGGCATCCGAAGAGCATGAAGGGCATGCCCAAGAGACAGCTGGTGGAGATATTCGCGAGGAAACGTCAGGCTCCGATGTGATGCCTGCTTTTCTAGAAGAAAAACCTGAAGAAATGCAAAATATCTATATGGCTGTCTCTCAACATAAAGAGTTACTAGAACAAATCCCTTGCTACTGCGGCTGTGGAGATTCTGTCGGCCATAGAGATAACTACGACTGCTTCGTGCATAAAAACGGCGAAGACGGTTCGCTCGTCTGGGATGACCACGGCACAAAATGCGGCGTATGTCTTGAGATTGCCGCTCAATCAATCGTTGATTACCAGGATGGAAAGTCCGTAAAAGAGATTAGAGAAGACATCGATAAACAGTACGAGCAAGGTTACTCAAAACCTACTCCAACGCCAGAAGTATAAAATAAACATCCGGCTTTTTTGCTGGATACTTTCAGCTTGTAAATAAACCTCATGTTGCAGACAACCGACTTTTCTTTTAAAGGATCGGATACAGCAAAGGGCTCCGGGAAACGTATCGCTTTCCGTGGGCGTACGGTGAGCTTCCTCAGGCTTTCGCCTTGCGGGATCTCACCTTGTACGTTCCTTCCACAGGAGTC
This window of the Halobacillus sp. Marseille-Q1614 genome carries:
- a CDS encoding PCYCGC motif-containing (lipo)protein, whose protein sequence is MKTNLIIIFGLLLSTLLIGCSQNSEDSSGGASEEHEGHAQETAGGDIREETSGSDVMPAFLEEKPEEMQNIYMAVSQHKELLEQIPCYCGCGDSVGHRDNYDCFVHKNGEDGSLVWDDHGTKCGVCLEIAAQSIVDYQDGKSVKEIREDIDKQYEQGYSKPTPTPEV
- a CDS encoding thiamine pyrophosphate-binding protein → MKSVKAVVEYLKSGDISYIFGIPAGSVNAFFDELYDSPEITPIVTKHEGAASYMAAAYAKYSKKLAVCIGSSGPGGTNLVTGAANAMREHLPVLFLTGAVPVNTMGHNASQELDAHPIFESVTKYSKRVDRAEDLLKEIHKAVETAISGVPGPVHIAMPIDVQLSEAEDQIIPPFPKRAPLLPEDGPLYEAVMKLTDSPKGFIFAGQGIRGCADQLIELAELLNWPIISSPQAKGLIPDNHPLYRGIFGFAGHESASSLINEGDFNTVLVAGSSLGETATNNYNQNITKNRTLIQIDFDQSVFNRRYETDVALSGDMDIILSSIIEGVKNLGYQRADLPEFERSLEEITEEYSTRNVLLKLQRLLPLKTRYTIDIGEFMAYVIHHMNVAAPDSFDINVHFGAMGSGIGSAIGSKLAHEDCPTVCITGDGCFFMHGMELLTAKEYDIPVLFVVMNNARLGMVHHGHALQYKRAHQRFSQEPVAISSLAETMGIPSFRVKSMEDLNESAVYKLLNQAGPAILEIALVDDRVPPMGDRVKFLSSFGK